A stretch of Phoenix dactylifera cultivar Barhee BC4 chromosome 16, palm_55x_up_171113_PBpolish2nd_filt_p, whole genome shotgun sequence DNA encodes these proteins:
- the LOC103708122 gene encoding uncharacterized protein LOC103708122 isoform X3, producing the protein MSSPHTDIHPQTEDEKTQDVSDDLKKDLFKKAMEGRWQDVARSYSENEKVRETRITWAGDTLLHLAVSSGKESNVKLLMGCLEKSVLDKRRQEILAIRNDWGDTALHFAAALGMVNVCLAMARLHPEMVVEIHNGWQETPLFKAVRHGQKKAFFALQSVLDEKLYINAAPGVRNQGVRRVRGDTILHEAIFAERFDLAFEIIDRYPDLVYYMNEKGESPLHVLAKKPSAFKSGTRFSLLESVIYDAPWTNGEDDKSKHITDVENKISAPWTDDDDDRPKHTIDAETSDAVHSIRTTDKRDPENGVKERQNGSQNHPRSPKCYSTCFNFFKDVVKFVLITTGTGLWKVQKIKKKQQTNTHAIQIMEELLRPHRLWNYAKDGTTRGTAQGDQKPPTTSPPDVNDGSKQPNSQQIQDEILKKLEKCCCKQVEDDSKQKPVRVTPFLVAAKSGLTEMVEKILNDMPVAVLDMDEDDKNIVLIAAENRQSRVYELMSKREFIKDIVFRAVDNDGNSALHLAAKLVSNRPWPIRGAALQMQWEIKWYKYVLKSMRSKFFMHHNMKGETAQDILTNTHETLVQDAEKWLNNTSQSCSVVAVFIATVAFASATTVPGGVDQNSGFPIFEGKCAFQVFALSSLIALFFSVTCLTMFLSILTSHNEERDFERKLPVKLILGLTTLFLSVVANLVSFCAGHFLVIEQKLKYAAYPIYAAVLGLPVSFFALAQFPLYIDLLKANFAVVPQHAQTLHPS; encoded by the exons ATGAGCTCGCCACACACTGATATCCATCCCCAAACGGAGGACGAGAAGACGCAGGACGTCTCCGACGACCTCAAGAAAGACTTGTTCAAGAAGGCCATGGAGGGCAGGTGGCAAGACGTGGCGCGCTCCTACTCCGAGAACGAGAAGGTCCGCGAAACCCGGATAACCTGGGCTGGGGATACCTTGCTGCACTTGGCCGTATCGAGCGGCAAAGAGAGCAACGTGAAGCTTCTCATGGGCTGCCTGGAAAAGAGCGTGCTCGACAAACGTAGACAGGAGATTCTGGCGATCCGGAACGATTGGGGTGATACGGCGCTCCACTTCGCCGCCGCTCTTGGGATGGTGAATGTGTGTTTGGCCATGGCCAGGTTGCACCCCGAAATGGTGGTCGAGATTCACAACGGGTGGCAAGAGACGCCCCTCTTCAAGGCTGTGCGCCACGGCCAGAAGAAAGCCTTCTTCGCCCTGCAGTCCGTCCTGGACGAGAAATTATATATTAATGCAGCCCCTGGTGTCAGGAATCAAGGCGTCAGGAGGGTACGTGGCGACACCATCCTCCACGAGGCCATTTTCGCGGAGCGTTTTG ATCTGGCCTTCGAGATCATAGACCGCTATCCAGATTTGGTTTACTACATGAACGAGAAGGGGGAGTCGCCTCTTCATGTCCTGGCCAAGAAGCCGTCAGCTTTCAAAAGTGGAACCCGTTTTAGCCTACTTGAGAGTGTAATCTACGATG CTCCTTGGACCAATGGTGAAGATGATAAGTCCAAGCACATTACAGACGTTGAAAACAAAATCTCAg CACCTTggaccgatgatgatgatgataggcCTAAGCATACTATAGATGCTGAAACCTCAG ATGCAGTTCATAGCATCCGCACAACGGATAAAAGAGACCCAG AGAACGGTGTAAAAGAACGACAAAATGGCTCGCAAAATCATCCAAGATCTCCAAAATGTTACTCCACATGCTTCAATTTCTTCAAGGATGTAGTAAAGTTTGTGCTAATTACCACGGGAACCG GGCTATGGAAGgtccagaaaataaaaaagaagcagCAAACGAATACACATGCAATCCAGATCATGGAAGAACTTCTTCGCCCACACAGGTTATGGAATTATGCTAAAGACGGAACGACGCGCGGCACGGCACAAGGAGATCAGAAGCCTCCAACCACGAGTCCACCAGATGTTAACGATGGATCAAAGCAACCCAATTCTCAACAAATTCAAGATGAAATTCTCAAAAAACTTGAAAAATGTTGCTGCAAACAAGTTGAAGATGACTCAAAACAAAAACCAGTTCGAG TGACACCATTCCTAGTTGCAGCAAAGAGCGGCCTCACGGAGATGGTGGAGAAAATTCTGAATGACATGCCGGTGGCAGTTCTTGACATGGATGAAGATGATAAGAACATAGTACTAATAGCAGCGGAGAACCGACAATCCCGAGTATATGAACTTATGTCGAAGAGAGAATTTATAAAGGATATTGTGTTTCGCGCTGTGGACAACGACGGCAATAGCGCGCTACATTTGGCTGCCAAGCTCGTCTCTAATAGGCCTTGGCCCATCCGTGGAGCAGCACTTCAAATGCAATGGGAGATCAAGTGGTACAag TATGTGTTGAAATCCATGAGATCCAAGTTCTTCATGCATCACAATATGAAAGGCGAGACCGCTCAAGATATCCTCACCAACACTCACGAGACTCTGGTGCAGGACGCCGAGAAGTGGCTCAACAATACCTCGCAGTCGTGCTCCGTGGTTGCCGTATTCATCGCAACGGTGGCCTTCGCCTCTGCAACCACTGTGCCCGGGGGTGTCGACCAAAATTCAGGCTTCCCCATCTTCGAGGGCAAGTGTGCCTTCCAAGTGTTTGCCCTTTCTTCTCTCATAGCCCTCTTCTTCTCGGTTACCTGCCTGACTATGTTCCTCTCTATCCTCACCTCCCACAATGAGGAGCGAGACTTCGAGAGGAAACTTCCTGTAAAGCTGATCCTCGGCCTCACCACCCTCTTCCTGTCCGTCGTTGCAAACCTCGTCTCCTTCTGTGCCGGCCATTTTCTTGTCATCGAGCAGAAGCTAAAGTATGCGGCTTATCCAATATATGCAGCTGTACTTGGCCTGCCCGTATCATTTTTTGCTCTGGCGCAGTTCCCACTCTACATCGACCTCTTAAAGGCCAACTTCGCTGTGGTGCCACAGCACGCCCAGACGTTGCATCCTTCTTGA
- the LOC103708122 gene encoding uncharacterized protein LOC103708122 isoform X1, whose protein sequence is MSSPHTDIHPQTEDEKTQDVSDDLKKDLFKKAMEGRWQDVARSYSENEKVRETRITWAGDTLLHLAVSSGKESNVKLLMGCLEKSVLDKRRQEILAIRNDWGDTALHFAAALGMVNVCLAMARLHPEMVVEIHNGWQETPLFKAVRHGQKKAFFALQSVLDEKLYINAAPGVRNQGVRRVRGDTILHEAIFAERFDLAFEIIDRYPDLVYYMNEKGESPLHVLAKKPSAFKSGTRFSLLESVIYDGISVDPLKLEYPSYQEKFRKNEGIDFEKDLHDGNHKLPDNYQACYSIFTLLKHAFKNIAPWTNGEDDKSKHITDVENKISAPWTDDDDDRPKHTIDAETSDAVHSIRTTDKRDPENGVKERQNGSQNHPRSPKCYSTCFNFFKDVVKFVLITTGTGLWKVQKIKKKQQTNTHAIQIMEELLRPHRLWNYAKDGTTRGTAQGDQKPPTTSPPDVNDGSKQPNSQQIQDEILKKLEKCCCKQVEDDSKQKPVRVTPFLVAAKSGLTEMVEKILNDMPVAVLDMDEDDKNIVLIAAENRQSRVYELMSKREFIKDIVFRAVDNDGNSALHLAAKLVSNRPWPIRGAALQMQWEIKWYKYVLKSMRSKFFMHHNMKGETAQDILTNTHETLVQDAEKWLNNTSQSCSVVAVFIATVAFASATTVPGGVDQNSGFPIFEGKCAFQVFALSSLIALFFSVTCLTMFLSILTSHNEERDFERKLPVKLILGLTTLFLSVVANLVSFCAGHFLVIEQKLKYAAYPIYAAVLGLPVSFFALAQFPLYIDLLKANFAVVPQHAQTLHPS, encoded by the exons ATGAGCTCGCCACACACTGATATCCATCCCCAAACGGAGGACGAGAAGACGCAGGACGTCTCCGACGACCTCAAGAAAGACTTGTTCAAGAAGGCCATGGAGGGCAGGTGGCAAGACGTGGCGCGCTCCTACTCCGAGAACGAGAAGGTCCGCGAAACCCGGATAACCTGGGCTGGGGATACCTTGCTGCACTTGGCCGTATCGAGCGGCAAAGAGAGCAACGTGAAGCTTCTCATGGGCTGCCTGGAAAAGAGCGTGCTCGACAAACGTAGACAGGAGATTCTGGCGATCCGGAACGATTGGGGTGATACGGCGCTCCACTTCGCCGCCGCTCTTGGGATGGTGAATGTGTGTTTGGCCATGGCCAGGTTGCACCCCGAAATGGTGGTCGAGATTCACAACGGGTGGCAAGAGACGCCCCTCTTCAAGGCTGTGCGCCACGGCCAGAAGAAAGCCTTCTTCGCCCTGCAGTCCGTCCTGGACGAGAAATTATATATTAATGCAGCCCCTGGTGTCAGGAATCAAGGCGTCAGGAGGGTACGTGGCGACACCATCCTCCACGAGGCCATTTTCGCGGAGCGTTTTG ATCTGGCCTTCGAGATCATAGACCGCTATCCAGATTTGGTTTACTACATGAACGAGAAGGGGGAGTCGCCTCTTCATGTCCTGGCCAAGAAGCCGTCAGCTTTCAAAAGTGGAACCCGTTTTAGCCTACTTGAGAGTGTAATCTACGATG GTATCTCTGTGGATCCACTCAAACTCGAATATCCAAGTTACCAGGAGAAATTCCGCAAAAATGAAGGCATTGATTTTGAAAAGGATTTGCATGATGGAAATCACAAATTACCAGATAATTACCAAGCATGCTATAGCATCTTTACTTTGCTAAAGCACGCCTTCAAGAATATTG CTCCTTGGACCAATGGTGAAGATGATAAGTCCAAGCACATTACAGACGTTGAAAACAAAATCTCAg CACCTTggaccgatgatgatgatgataggcCTAAGCATACTATAGATGCTGAAACCTCAG ATGCAGTTCATAGCATCCGCACAACGGATAAAAGAGACCCAG AGAACGGTGTAAAAGAACGACAAAATGGCTCGCAAAATCATCCAAGATCTCCAAAATGTTACTCCACATGCTTCAATTTCTTCAAGGATGTAGTAAAGTTTGTGCTAATTACCACGGGAACCG GGCTATGGAAGgtccagaaaataaaaaagaagcagCAAACGAATACACATGCAATCCAGATCATGGAAGAACTTCTTCGCCCACACAGGTTATGGAATTATGCTAAAGACGGAACGACGCGCGGCACGGCACAAGGAGATCAGAAGCCTCCAACCACGAGTCCACCAGATGTTAACGATGGATCAAAGCAACCCAATTCTCAACAAATTCAAGATGAAATTCTCAAAAAACTTGAAAAATGTTGCTGCAAACAAGTTGAAGATGACTCAAAACAAAAACCAGTTCGAG TGACACCATTCCTAGTTGCAGCAAAGAGCGGCCTCACGGAGATGGTGGAGAAAATTCTGAATGACATGCCGGTGGCAGTTCTTGACATGGATGAAGATGATAAGAACATAGTACTAATAGCAGCGGAGAACCGACAATCCCGAGTATATGAACTTATGTCGAAGAGAGAATTTATAAAGGATATTGTGTTTCGCGCTGTGGACAACGACGGCAATAGCGCGCTACATTTGGCTGCCAAGCTCGTCTCTAATAGGCCTTGGCCCATCCGTGGAGCAGCACTTCAAATGCAATGGGAGATCAAGTGGTACAag TATGTGTTGAAATCCATGAGATCCAAGTTCTTCATGCATCACAATATGAAAGGCGAGACCGCTCAAGATATCCTCACCAACACTCACGAGACTCTGGTGCAGGACGCCGAGAAGTGGCTCAACAATACCTCGCAGTCGTGCTCCGTGGTTGCCGTATTCATCGCAACGGTGGCCTTCGCCTCTGCAACCACTGTGCCCGGGGGTGTCGACCAAAATTCAGGCTTCCCCATCTTCGAGGGCAAGTGTGCCTTCCAAGTGTTTGCCCTTTCTTCTCTCATAGCCCTCTTCTTCTCGGTTACCTGCCTGACTATGTTCCTCTCTATCCTCACCTCCCACAATGAGGAGCGAGACTTCGAGAGGAAACTTCCTGTAAAGCTGATCCTCGGCCTCACCACCCTCTTCCTGTCCGTCGTTGCAAACCTCGTCTCCTTCTGTGCCGGCCATTTTCTTGTCATCGAGCAGAAGCTAAAGTATGCGGCTTATCCAATATATGCAGCTGTACTTGGCCTGCCCGTATCATTTTTTGCTCTGGCGCAGTTCCCACTCTACATCGACCTCTTAAAGGCCAACTTCGCTGTGGTGCCACAGCACGCCCAGACGTTGCATCCTTCTTGA
- the LOC103708122 gene encoding uncharacterized protein LOC103708122 isoform X2, which produces MSSPHTDIHPQTEDEKTQDVSDDLKKDLFKKAMEGRWQDVARSYSENEKVRETRITWAGDTLLHLAVSSGKESNVKLLMGCLEKSVLDKRRQEILAIRNDWGDTALHFAAALGMVNVCLAMARLHPEMVVEIHNGWQETPLFKAVRHGQKKAFFALQSVLDEKLYINAAPGVRNQGVRRVRGDTILHEAIFAERFDLAFEIIDRYPDLVYYMNEKGESPLHVLAKKPSAFKSGTRFSLLESVIYDGISVDPLKLEYPSYQEKFRKNEGIDFEKDLHDGNHKLPDNYQACYSIFTLLKHAFKNIAPWTDDDDDRPKHTIDAETSDAVHSIRTTDKRDPENGVKERQNGSQNHPRSPKCYSTCFNFFKDVVKFVLITTGTGLWKVQKIKKKQQTNTHAIQIMEELLRPHRLWNYAKDGTTRGTAQGDQKPPTTSPPDVNDGSKQPNSQQIQDEILKKLEKCCCKQVEDDSKQKPVRVTPFLVAAKSGLTEMVEKILNDMPVAVLDMDEDDKNIVLIAAENRQSRVYELMSKREFIKDIVFRAVDNDGNSALHLAAKLVSNRPWPIRGAALQMQWEIKWYKYVLKSMRSKFFMHHNMKGETAQDILTNTHETLVQDAEKWLNNTSQSCSVVAVFIATVAFASATTVPGGVDQNSGFPIFEGKCAFQVFALSSLIALFFSVTCLTMFLSILTSHNEERDFERKLPVKLILGLTTLFLSVVANLVSFCAGHFLVIEQKLKYAAYPIYAAVLGLPVSFFALAQFPLYIDLLKANFAVVPQHAQTLHPS; this is translated from the exons ATGAGCTCGCCACACACTGATATCCATCCCCAAACGGAGGACGAGAAGACGCAGGACGTCTCCGACGACCTCAAGAAAGACTTGTTCAAGAAGGCCATGGAGGGCAGGTGGCAAGACGTGGCGCGCTCCTACTCCGAGAACGAGAAGGTCCGCGAAACCCGGATAACCTGGGCTGGGGATACCTTGCTGCACTTGGCCGTATCGAGCGGCAAAGAGAGCAACGTGAAGCTTCTCATGGGCTGCCTGGAAAAGAGCGTGCTCGACAAACGTAGACAGGAGATTCTGGCGATCCGGAACGATTGGGGTGATACGGCGCTCCACTTCGCCGCCGCTCTTGGGATGGTGAATGTGTGTTTGGCCATGGCCAGGTTGCACCCCGAAATGGTGGTCGAGATTCACAACGGGTGGCAAGAGACGCCCCTCTTCAAGGCTGTGCGCCACGGCCAGAAGAAAGCCTTCTTCGCCCTGCAGTCCGTCCTGGACGAGAAATTATATATTAATGCAGCCCCTGGTGTCAGGAATCAAGGCGTCAGGAGGGTACGTGGCGACACCATCCTCCACGAGGCCATTTTCGCGGAGCGTTTTG ATCTGGCCTTCGAGATCATAGACCGCTATCCAGATTTGGTTTACTACATGAACGAGAAGGGGGAGTCGCCTCTTCATGTCCTGGCCAAGAAGCCGTCAGCTTTCAAAAGTGGAACCCGTTTTAGCCTACTTGAGAGTGTAATCTACGATG GTATCTCTGTGGATCCACTCAAACTCGAATATCCAAGTTACCAGGAGAAATTCCGCAAAAATGAAGGCATTGATTTTGAAAAGGATTTGCATGATGGAAATCACAAATTACCAGATAATTACCAAGCATGCTATAGCATCTTTACTTTGCTAAAGCACGCCTTCAAGAATATTG CACCTTggaccgatgatgatgatgataggcCTAAGCATACTATAGATGCTGAAACCTCAG ATGCAGTTCATAGCATCCGCACAACGGATAAAAGAGACCCAG AGAACGGTGTAAAAGAACGACAAAATGGCTCGCAAAATCATCCAAGATCTCCAAAATGTTACTCCACATGCTTCAATTTCTTCAAGGATGTAGTAAAGTTTGTGCTAATTACCACGGGAACCG GGCTATGGAAGgtccagaaaataaaaaagaagcagCAAACGAATACACATGCAATCCAGATCATGGAAGAACTTCTTCGCCCACACAGGTTATGGAATTATGCTAAAGACGGAACGACGCGCGGCACGGCACAAGGAGATCAGAAGCCTCCAACCACGAGTCCACCAGATGTTAACGATGGATCAAAGCAACCCAATTCTCAACAAATTCAAGATGAAATTCTCAAAAAACTTGAAAAATGTTGCTGCAAACAAGTTGAAGATGACTCAAAACAAAAACCAGTTCGAG TGACACCATTCCTAGTTGCAGCAAAGAGCGGCCTCACGGAGATGGTGGAGAAAATTCTGAATGACATGCCGGTGGCAGTTCTTGACATGGATGAAGATGATAAGAACATAGTACTAATAGCAGCGGAGAACCGACAATCCCGAGTATATGAACTTATGTCGAAGAGAGAATTTATAAAGGATATTGTGTTTCGCGCTGTGGACAACGACGGCAATAGCGCGCTACATTTGGCTGCCAAGCTCGTCTCTAATAGGCCTTGGCCCATCCGTGGAGCAGCACTTCAAATGCAATGGGAGATCAAGTGGTACAag TATGTGTTGAAATCCATGAGATCCAAGTTCTTCATGCATCACAATATGAAAGGCGAGACCGCTCAAGATATCCTCACCAACACTCACGAGACTCTGGTGCAGGACGCCGAGAAGTGGCTCAACAATACCTCGCAGTCGTGCTCCGTGGTTGCCGTATTCATCGCAACGGTGGCCTTCGCCTCTGCAACCACTGTGCCCGGGGGTGTCGACCAAAATTCAGGCTTCCCCATCTTCGAGGGCAAGTGTGCCTTCCAAGTGTTTGCCCTTTCTTCTCTCATAGCCCTCTTCTTCTCGGTTACCTGCCTGACTATGTTCCTCTCTATCCTCACCTCCCACAATGAGGAGCGAGACTTCGAGAGGAAACTTCCTGTAAAGCTGATCCTCGGCCTCACCACCCTCTTCCTGTCCGTCGTTGCAAACCTCGTCTCCTTCTGTGCCGGCCATTTTCTTGTCATCGAGCAGAAGCTAAAGTATGCGGCTTATCCAATATATGCAGCTGTACTTGGCCTGCCCGTATCATTTTTTGCTCTGGCGCAGTTCCCACTCTACATCGACCTCTTAAAGGCCAACTTCGCTGTGGTGCCACAGCACGCCCAGACGTTGCATCCTTCTTGA